Proteins encoded together in one Streptomyces roseifaciens window:
- a CDS encoding oxygenase MpaB family protein, which yields MPHADPGLFGPASVTWQLHGDPMMWIAGVRALWLQALHPRAVRGVTQNSDFRKDARGRLLRTANFVGTTTYGTTEAAERAGAAVRGIHRRLSATDPDTGERYPVDDPALLLWVHCAEVDSYLHVVRRSGIALSDAQADAYYAEHRQSARLVGLDPADVPDTAARMAAYFEKVRPELALTPEARGVDAFLRRPPVPLPVVPVRELLWGRVASLAYAALPPHAHELYGRQAPPPHVVTRRLRAAGAVLRTVPAGLRWQLPPKHILRAVARLGPGSRPSSYNLHRRAAILDGPGEARGIDGGGGAGWRNPG from the coding sequence ATGCCGCACGCCGACCCCGGGCTCTTCGGGCCCGCATCGGTCACCTGGCAGCTGCACGGCGACCCCATGATGTGGATCGCAGGGGTGCGCGCCCTGTGGCTCCAGGCGCTGCACCCGCGCGCGGTCCGCGGCGTCACGCAGAACTCCGACTTCCGCAAGGACGCCCGGGGCCGCCTGCTGCGCACCGCGAACTTCGTGGGCACCACCACGTACGGCACCACCGAGGCCGCCGAGCGCGCGGGAGCGGCCGTCCGCGGCATCCACCGCCGGCTGTCCGCCACCGACCCGGACACCGGCGAGCGCTATCCCGTGGACGACCCCGCCCTGCTCCTGTGGGTGCACTGCGCCGAGGTCGACTCCTACCTCCACGTCGTCCGCCGCTCGGGCATCGCGCTCAGCGACGCCCAGGCCGACGCCTACTACGCCGAACACCGGCAGTCCGCCCGCCTCGTGGGACTCGACCCCGCCGACGTGCCCGACACGGCCGCGCGGATGGCCGCCTACTTCGAGAAGGTGCGGCCCGAGCTCGCCCTCACCCCGGAGGCCCGCGGAGTCGACGCCTTCCTGCGGCGCCCGCCCGTCCCCCTTCCGGTGGTCCCGGTGCGGGAGCTGCTCTGGGGGCGGGTGGCCTCCCTCGCGTACGCCGCGCTGCCTCCCCACGCCCACGAGCTGTACGGGCGGCAGGCCCCGCCCCCGCACGTCGTCACCCGCCGCCTGCGCGCCGCCGGCGCCGTGCTGCGCACGGTCCCCGCAGGCCTCCGCTGGCAGCTGCCGCCCAAGCACATCCTCCGCGCCGTCGCCAGACTCGGTCCCGGTAGCCGTCCCTCCTCCTACAACCTGCACAGACGTGCCGCCATACTGGACGGGCCGGGGGAAGCGCGGGGCATCGACGGGGGCGGCGGCGCGGGATGGCGGAATCCAGGCTGA
- a CDS encoding phospholipase D-like domain-containing protein encodes MARLRLRRLTRPAVSAAVSALALAALPAAPAFADSSATPHLDAVEQTLRQVSPGLEGRVWERTAGNALDASSGDPADWLLQTPGCWGDATCAERPGTKRLLAKMTENISRATRTVDISTLAPFPDGAFQDAIVAGLKKSVENGNKPKVRVLVGAAPVYHMNVLPTKYRDDLRDKLGKAAGSVTLNVASMTTSKTAFSWNHSKLLVVDGQSAITGGINSWKNDYVDTTHPVSDVDLALTGPAAGSAGRYLDQLWTWTCGNKNNIASVWFAASDGASCMPTMEKDANPAAAPATGNVPVIAVGGLGVGIQDSDPSSSFRPDLPTAPDTKCVVGLHDNTNADRDYDTANPEESALRALVASARSHVEISQQDLNATCPPLPRYDVRLYDALAAKLAAGVKVRIVVSDPANRGAVGSGGYSQIKSLNEISDVLRNRLALLTGGQQGAKTAMCGNLQLATARSSDSAKWADGKPYAQHHKLVSVDGSAFYIGSKNLYPSWLQDFGYMVESPEAARQLDASLLAPQWKYSQATATFDYARGICQG; translated from the coding sequence TTGGCTCGCCTCCGGCTCCGCCGTTTAACCCGTCCCGCCGTCTCCGCAGCGGTCTCCGCCCTCGCCCTCGCCGCGCTCCCCGCGGCCCCGGCGTTCGCCGACTCCTCCGCCACCCCGCACCTCGACGCCGTCGAGCAGACGCTCCGTCAGGTCTCGCCCGGCCTCGAAGGGCGCGTGTGGGAGCGCACCGCCGGCAACGCGCTGGACGCCTCCTCCGGTGACCCCGCCGACTGGCTCCTGCAGACCCCCGGCTGCTGGGGCGACGCCACCTGCGCCGAGCGCCCCGGTACGAAGCGGCTGCTCGCCAAGATGACCGAGAACATCTCCCGGGCCACGCGCACCGTCGACATATCCACCCTGGCTCCCTTCCCCGACGGGGCGTTCCAGGACGCGATCGTCGCGGGCCTGAAGAAGTCGGTGGAGAACGGCAACAAGCCGAAGGTCCGCGTTCTGGTCGGGGCCGCGCCGGTCTACCACATGAACGTGCTGCCCACGAAGTACCGCGACGACCTGCGCGACAAGCTCGGCAAGGCCGCCGGCAGCGTCACCCTGAACGTCGCGTCGATGACCACCTCGAAGACCGCCTTCTCCTGGAACCACTCCAAGCTCCTCGTGGTGGACGGGCAGTCGGCGATCACCGGCGGCATCAACAGCTGGAAGAACGACTACGTCGACACCACCCACCCGGTGTCCGACGTCGACCTCGCCCTGACCGGGCCCGCGGCCGGGTCCGCCGGCCGGTACCTGGACCAGCTGTGGACCTGGACCTGCGGGAACAAGAACAACATCGCGAGCGTCTGGTTCGCCGCGTCCGACGGCGCCTCCTGCATGCCGACGATGGAGAAGGACGCCAACCCCGCCGCCGCCCCGGCCACCGGGAACGTCCCCGTGATCGCCGTCGGCGGTCTCGGCGTCGGCATCCAGGACTCCGACCCCTCCTCGTCCTTCCGGCCGGACCTGCCGACGGCGCCCGACACCAAGTGCGTCGTGGGCCTGCACGACAACACCAACGCCGACCGCGACTACGACACGGCCAACCCCGAGGAGAGCGCCCTGCGCGCCCTCGTGGCCAGTGCGCGCAGCCACGTGGAGATCTCCCAGCAGGACCTCAACGCCACCTGCCCGCCGCTCCCGCGCTACGACGTCCGGCTCTACGACGCGCTCGCGGCGAAGCTGGCCGCCGGCGTGAAGGTCCGCATCGTGGTCAGCGACCCCGCCAACCGGGGCGCGGTCGGCAGCGGCGGCTACTCGCAGATCAAGTCGCTGAACGAGATCAGCGACGTCCTGCGCAACCGCCTCGCGCTGCTCACCGGCGGTCAGCAGGGTGCGAAGACGGCCATGTGCGGCAACCTGCAGCTGGCCACGGCCCGCAGCTCGGACAGCGCCAAGTGGGCCGACGGCAAGCCGTACGCACAGCACCACAAGCTGGTGTCCGTGGACGGCTCGGCCTTCTACATCGGCTCGAAGAACCTCTACCCGTCCTGGCTGCAGGACTTCGGGTACATGGTGGAGAGCCCGGAGGCCGCCCGGCAGCTCGACGCGAGCCTGCTGGCCCCGCAGTGGAAGTACTCGCAGGCCACGGCGACCTTCGACTACGCCCGCGGGATCTGCCAGGGCTGA
- a CDS encoding phosphatase PAP2 family protein, whose translation MPYVRHWLRNSVLLFAVAIALGLVAVHTDLIQPHDLKLDRAVQTTFRTEWLNVVMEGVSALASPIAGLLILAVWCGWLLFVRRRPVTAVSTFLVVAVGWNSTQIAKAIVARPRPPREFMLDPEIGSNSFPSGHTAFTVAAFIAAYFLFRESRHRRTVAVVGVFAVLLIAFSRWYVGAHYPTDTFGSVLIASSAIIFVTGVWHAWLLPRLYRIPLLERFGLDEELAELEAAEQHGGHHGHTRPVPPGRRRGGGGGTPTGGRHRRHASR comes from the coding sequence ATGCCGTACGTGCGCCACTGGTTGCGCAACTCGGTCCTGCTGTTCGCCGTCGCGATCGCGCTGGGCCTGGTAGCCGTGCACACCGATCTCATCCAGCCGCACGACCTGAAGCTGGACCGCGCGGTCCAGACCACCTTCCGCACCGAGTGGCTGAACGTGGTCATGGAGGGGGTCAGCGCTCTCGCGTCCCCGATCGCCGGCCTGCTGATCCTGGCGGTCTGGTGCGGCTGGCTGCTGTTCGTGCGGCGCCGGCCGGTGACGGCGGTCTCCACCTTCCTCGTCGTCGCGGTCGGCTGGAACAGCACCCAGATCGCGAAGGCCATCGTCGCCCGGCCCCGGCCGCCGCGGGAGTTCATGCTGGACCCCGAGATCGGCTCCAACAGCTTCCCCAGCGGCCACACCGCCTTCACGGTCGCCGCGTTCATCGCCGCGTACTTCCTCTTCCGGGAGTCCCGCCACCGGCGGACCGTGGCCGTCGTCGGCGTCTTCGCCGTACTGCTCATCGCGTTCTCCCGCTGGTACGTCGGCGCCCACTACCCGACCGACACCTTCGGCTCGGTCCTGATCGCCTCGTCCGCGATCATCTTCGTCACCGGCGTCTGGCACGCCTGGCTGCTGCCGCGGCTCTACCGCATCCCGCTGCTGGAGCGCTTCGGCCTGGACGAGGAGCTCGCCGAGCTGGAGGCCGCGGAGCAGCACGGCGGCCACCACGGTCACACCCGCCCCGTGCCGCCCGGCCGCCGCCGCGGCGGCGGAGGGGGCACGCCCACGGGGGGACGCCACCGCCGGCACGCCTCCCGCTGA
- a CDS encoding serine hydrolase domain-containing protein, producing MNVRTRTVHRALAGALAAAAMAAAALTAPAAAEAAGTTAADGRETAAGHDRHAATRSAMEAQVAAGIPGVLGQARDDHGTWRGSAGIADRTTQRPRLAQDRFRIASVSKVFTSVVLLQLEAEGRIGLDDPVERWLPRVVRGNGHDGREITVRQLLNHTSGIYNYTEDPAFQKLLGPDFLEHRFDDHTPDELVKTAMAHAPYFRPGGGWHYSNTNYVLAGMVVEKVTGRSYATEIKRRIIRPLGLTATTLPGTAPELPGPHGRAYSTLQAEPAPGAKIYDVTELNPSWGGAAGEIISTTGDLNRFYGALIGGKLLPKAQQRELLTAVPVGDQAPGARYGLGVLTAPLSCGVTVWMHTGGVHGSGTIASATADGRHTAAFNFNGDWTGDLGALVEAEYCGKAPSGGSALAGPQKTMTLMALR from the coding sequence ATGAACGTACGCACCCGCACCGTCCACAGAGCCCTGGCGGGGGCACTGGCCGCCGCCGCGATGGCCGCGGCGGCCCTCACCGCCCCCGCCGCGGCCGAAGCCGCCGGGACGACGGCCGCAGACGGCCGGGAGACCGCCGCGGGCCACGACCGGCACGCCGCCACCCGCAGCGCCATGGAGGCCCAGGTCGCGGCCGGCATACCCGGCGTCCTGGGGCAGGCCCGGGACGACCACGGCACCTGGCGGGGCTCCGCCGGCATCGCCGACCGCACCACCCAGCGGCCCCGCCTCGCCCAGGACCGCTTCCGCATCGCCAGCGTCAGCAAGGTCTTCACCTCCGTCGTCCTGCTCCAGCTGGAGGCGGAGGGCCGGATCGGCCTGGACGACCCCGTCGAGCGCTGGCTGCCGCGCGTCGTCCGGGGCAACGGGCACGACGGCCGGGAGATCACCGTCCGGCAGCTGCTCAACCACACCAGCGGGATCTACAACTACACCGAGGACCCGGCCTTCCAGAAGCTGCTCGGCCCCGACTTCCTCGAGCACCGCTTCGACGACCACACGCCGGACGAGCTGGTGAAGACCGCGATGGCGCACGCACCGTACTTCCGGCCGGGCGGGGGCTGGCACTACTCCAACACCAACTACGTCCTCGCCGGCATGGTCGTCGAGAAGGTGACGGGCCGCTCGTACGCCACCGAGATCAAGCGGCGCATCATCCGGCCCCTGGGGCTCACCGCCACCACCCTCCCCGGCACGGCGCCCGAACTGCCGGGGCCGCACGGCCGGGCCTACAGCACGCTCCAGGCCGAGCCCGCTCCCGGCGCGAAGATCTACGACGTCACCGAGCTCAACCCGTCGTGGGGCGGGGCCGCCGGCGAGATCATCTCCACCACCGGCGACCTCAACCGCTTCTACGGCGCCCTCATCGGCGGGAAGCTGCTGCCGAAGGCGCAGCAGCGGGAACTGCTCACCGCGGTGCCCGTCGGCGACCAGGCTCCCGGTGCCCGCTACGGCCTCGGCGTCCTCACGGCCCCGCTGTCGTGCGGCGTGACCGTCTGGATGCACACCGGCGGCGTCCACGGCTCCGGCACGATCGCCAGTGCCACTGCCGACGGCCGGCACACCGCCGCCTTCAACTTCAACGGCGACTGGACCGGCGACCTCGGCGCGCTGGTCGAGGCGGAGTACTGCGGCAAGGCCCCGTCGGGCGGGTCCGCCCTCGCCGGGCCGCAGAAGACGATGACGCTGATGGCGCTGCGCTGA
- a CDS encoding TIGR04222 domain-containing membrane protein, with protein MIAGIVVASLVTLLALVAPSAWLVVARRRALADPPPAQGRPELLEVAYLLGGRSRVVDTVIAGMCDDGRISVNESGKLKAERAVAYNPVERALLGRCGAEWSTSLRKVRTSLQFDPAVDALEGALVRRGMLVSPMAKQKWRRAADVQVGGLVLTAVGVVSLVLMPVTFVVPFVVLDFLVAGIVLRVLCRPAGPNAALPTPCGKAFINLTPATGPWSVRFSATHPEGIAGVVAVHGADGPEPDQVFLSQLRQAALSSTSAGSAGSYSKSAKKSSSSSASSSSHTSGGYACSGASSCSGHSGHSGHSSCSSSSCSSSSSSSSCGGGSSCSS; from the coding sequence ATGATCGCCGGCATCGTCGTCGCCTCCCTGGTGACCCTCCTTGCCCTCGTAGCCCCGTCGGCCTGGCTCGTCGTCGCCCGCCGCCGCGCCCTCGCCGACCCGCCGCCCGCACAGGGCCGGCCGGAGCTGCTGGAGGTCGCGTACCTGCTCGGCGGCCGCAGCCGGGTGGTGGACACCGTCATTGCCGGCATGTGCGACGACGGGCGGATATCCGTGAACGAGAGCGGCAAGCTCAAGGCCGAGCGGGCCGTCGCGTACAACCCCGTGGAGCGCGCCCTGCTGGGCCGCTGCGGCGCCGAGTGGAGCACCTCCCTGCGCAAGGTCCGGACGTCGCTGCAGTTCGATCCGGCCGTCGACGCCCTCGAAGGCGCCCTCGTCCGGCGCGGGATGCTGGTGTCGCCGATGGCGAAGCAGAAGTGGCGGCGCGCCGCGGACGTACAGGTGGGCGGGCTCGTCCTCACCGCCGTGGGCGTCGTGTCCCTGGTCCTCATGCCCGTGACGTTCGTGGTGCCTTTCGTCGTCCTCGACTTCCTCGTCGCCGGCATCGTGCTCCGCGTCCTGTGCCGGCCGGCCGGGCCGAATGCTGCGTTGCCCACCCCGTGCGGCAAGGCATTCATCAACCTGACGCCGGCGACCGGCCCCTGGAGCGTCCGGTTCTCCGCCACGCACCCGGAGGGCATCGCGGGGGTAGTCGCCGTGCACGGCGCCGACGGACCCGAGCCGGACCAGGTGTTCCTGAGTCAGCTGAGGCAGGCGGCTCTGTCGAGCACCAGTGCGGGCAGCGCGGGCTCCTACTCCAAGAGCGCGAAGAAGTCCTCTTCCTCCTCCGCGTCCTCCTCGTCCCACACCAGCGGCGGGTACGCCTGCTCCGGCGCATCGAGCTGTTCCGGCCACTCCGGCCACTCCGGTCATTCGAGCTGCTCCAGCTCCAGCTGCTCCTCCTCCAGTTCGAGTTCCAGCTGTGGTGGAGGCAGCAGCTGCAGCTCCTGA
- a CDS encoding serine/threonine-protein kinase — MAESRLIQGRYRLLERIGRGGMGEVWRALDESLGRQVAVKCLKPMGPRHEPSYLRVLRERFRREARVAAALQHRGITVIHDFGESEGVLYLVMELLDGRNLSELLEDTGGLPLTLPDILEIAEQVAASLAYTHRQGVVHRDLKPANIMRLADGTVKICDFGIARLGDSLSYSSSFSSRLTGTGIAMGTPHYMSPEQIGGAPVDHRSDLYSLGCVLYEIATGAPPFDMDDAWAVLVGHRDTAPVPPRTHRPDLPEAFERIVLDLLAKDPDDRPPDAADLHGRLLVLEPPDRLARLATVPRTPPERRPRPVRSAVRLPEPRLPGWARNMTTGSKATGPGPRTAPPPDPAAALTDAWTAGPAGPAEPVGPAVGLPGPARRTGPGPAVPAGGPPAVAEAFAAPAPEALAPLVARHQEGLRLGRLGRWEEAGRAHAAVAADRERLQGPDHPDTLTSRYEAAFALSMQGRPGEALREYARAASGRERVLGADHPATLAARQETAYVLGQLGRHFEAHDVYAAVLAARERTVGPDHPDTLRCRHNLAFNLGRLGRLEESYRMACEVAVTRSRVLGPAHPDTLVSRYEVGYALGQLSRWTEALQTYREVAVARQRVLGAGHPDTLAARYETGICLGRLQRSAEALGLFRELVDERTRAQGPEDPDTLRARHCLGVNLGRLGRWEEALAESRDVGAVRERVLGADHPETLVSRREIAVGLGWLGRWTEALAVYREVAQARQRVLGADHPDALTSRNDEAHCLEQLGRSTEAVELYRQVAAVRQVRQTRGRPLHR, encoded by the coding sequence ATGGCGGAATCCAGGCTGATCCAAGGGCGGTACCGCCTGCTCGAACGCATCGGGCGGGGCGGGATGGGCGAGGTGTGGCGGGCGCTCGACGAGTCGCTCGGCCGGCAGGTCGCCGTCAAGTGCCTCAAGCCCATGGGGCCCCGGCACGAGCCGTCGTACCTGCGGGTGCTGCGCGAGCGCTTCCGCCGCGAGGCGCGCGTCGCGGCCGCGCTGCAGCACCGCGGCATCACCGTCATCCACGACTTCGGCGAGTCCGAGGGCGTGCTGTACCTGGTCATGGAGCTCCTCGACGGCCGCAACCTCAGCGAGCTCCTGGAGGACACCGGCGGCCTGCCGCTCACCCTGCCCGACATCCTGGAGATCGCGGAGCAGGTCGCCGCCTCCCTCGCCTACACCCACCGCCAGGGCGTCGTGCACCGGGACCTCAAACCGGCCAACATCATGCGACTGGCCGACGGCACGGTGAAGATCTGCGACTTCGGCATCGCCCGGCTGGGCGATTCCCTCTCCTACTCGTCCTCCTTCTCCTCCCGCCTCACCGGCACCGGCATCGCCATGGGCACCCCGCACTACATGTCGCCCGAGCAGATCGGCGGCGCCCCGGTCGACCACCGCAGCGACCTGTACTCCCTGGGGTGCGTGCTGTACGAGATCGCCACCGGCGCCCCGCCGTTCGACATGGACGACGCCTGGGCCGTGCTCGTCGGCCACCGGGACACCGCGCCCGTGCCGCCGCGCACCCACCGCCCCGACCTGCCGGAGGCCTTCGAGCGGATCGTCCTCGACCTGCTCGCCAAGGACCCCGACGACCGCCCTCCCGACGCCGCCGACCTCCACGGCCGCCTGCTCGTCCTGGAGCCGCCGGACCGCCTCGCCCGCCTGGCGACCGTGCCCCGGACGCCGCCCGAACGCCGCCCGCGCCCCGTGCGGTCGGCCGTGCGGCTGCCCGAGCCGCGGCTGCCCGGCTGGGCCAGGAACATGACCACGGGCTCCAAGGCCACCGGCCCCGGCCCGCGGACGGCACCGCCGCCGGACCCGGCGGCGGCGCTCACCGATGCCTGGACGGCGGGTCCGGCGGGTCCGGCGGAGCCGGTGGGGCCTGCGGTGGGGCTGCCGGGGCCCGCCCGGCGCACCGGGCCCGGGCCGGCCGTGCCCGCAGGAGGCCCGCCCGCCGTCGCGGAGGCGTTCGCCGCGCCCGCGCCGGAGGCCCTCGCCCCGCTCGTCGCCCGCCATCAGGAGGGGCTGCGCCTGGGCCGGCTGGGCCGCTGGGAGGAGGCCGGCCGCGCGCACGCCGCCGTCGCCGCCGACCGCGAGCGCCTCCAGGGCCCCGACCACCCCGACACCCTCACCAGCCGCTACGAGGCCGCCTTCGCCCTCAGCATGCAGGGGCGGCCCGGCGAGGCGCTGCGCGAGTACGCCCGCGCCGCGTCCGGGCGCGAGCGCGTCCTGGGGGCCGACCACCCCGCGACGCTCGCCGCGCGCCAGGAGACGGCGTACGTCCTCGGGCAGCTCGGCCGGCACTTCGAGGCCCACGACGTGTACGCCGCCGTGCTCGCCGCGCGCGAGCGGACCGTGGGCCCCGACCACCCCGACACCCTGCGCTGCCGCCACAACCTGGCCTTCAACCTGGGCCGCCTGGGCCGGCTGGAGGAGTCGTACCGCATGGCGTGCGAGGTCGCGGTCACCCGCTCGCGGGTCCTGGGCCCCGCCCATCCGGACACGCTCGTCAGCCGCTACGAGGTCGGCTACGCCCTCGGCCAGCTGAGCCGCTGGACCGAGGCGCTGCAGACCTACCGCGAAGTGGCCGTCGCACGGCAGCGGGTGCTCGGCGCCGGTCACCCCGACACGCTCGCCGCCCGCTACGAGACCGGCATCTGCCTGGGCCGCCTCCAGCGCAGCGCGGAGGCCCTGGGGCTGTTCCGCGAACTGGTCGACGAGCGCACCCGGGCCCAGGGGCCCGAGGACCCCGACACCCTGCGCGCCCGGCACTGCCTCGGCGTCAACCTCGGCCGCCTCGGCCGCTGGGAGGAGGCCCTGGCCGAGTCCCGCGACGTCGGCGCGGTCCGCGAGCGCGTGCTGGGCGCCGACCACCCCGAGACGCTGGTGAGCCGGCGCGAGATCGCCGTCGGGCTCGGCTGGCTGGGCCGCTGGACCGAGGCCCTCGCCGTCTACCGCGAGGTCGCACAGGCCCGGCAGCGGGTCCTCGGGGCGGACCACCCGGACGCCCTGACCAGCCGCAACGACGAGGCGCACTGCCTCGAACAGCTCGGCCGCTCCACCGAGGCGGTGGAGCTCTACCGCCAGGTCGCGGCGGTCCGGCAGGTCCGGCAGACGCGGGGCCGGCCGCTGCACCGGTAG
- a CDS encoding acyl-CoA dehydrogenase family protein has protein sequence MDLEYTPEQRRFRAELRDYFAGLVAGRAHARHDDPAEQKRFYRATIRRLGADGRLGVGWPAEYGGSGRTPMEQFIFFDEAAQAGVPLPLMALNTVGPTLMQFGTDEQKAYFLPRILSGELDFAIGYSEPGAGTDLASLTTRAVRDGDSYVVNGQKIWTTNGDTADWIWLAVRTTPVTDGTPPHKGITLLLVPTSAPGYSCTTINTLASHSTTAGYYENVRVPVRNRVGEENEGWRLITTQLNHERVTLAAHGTTAAGALRDVRRWAAATKLADGRRVIDLGWVRARLARTHLRLEAMKLLNWQMVDALQRSALTPQDASAVKVYGSETRRDAYAWLMEVLAAAGPLKEGSAGAALHGELERGYRAAVVFTFGGGNNEIQREIISWIGLGMPRVRR, from the coding sequence GTGGACCTCGAATACACCCCGGAACAGCGGCGCTTCCGCGCCGAGCTGCGGGACTACTTCGCCGGGCTGGTCGCAGGCCGCGCCCACGCCCGCCACGACGACCCGGCCGAGCAGAAGCGCTTCTACCGCGCCACGATCCGCCGCCTCGGCGCGGACGGCCGTCTCGGGGTGGGCTGGCCCGCCGAGTACGGGGGCAGCGGCCGGACCCCGATGGAACAGTTCATCTTCTTCGACGAGGCCGCACAGGCGGGCGTGCCGCTGCCCCTGATGGCGCTCAACACCGTCGGCCCCACCCTCATGCAGTTCGGCACGGACGAGCAGAAGGCGTACTTCCTGCCCCGGATCCTCTCCGGCGAGCTCGACTTCGCCATCGGCTACAGCGAGCCCGGCGCCGGCACCGACCTCGCCTCCCTCACGACGCGGGCCGTGCGCGACGGTGACTCCTACGTCGTCAACGGCCAGAAGATCTGGACCACCAACGGCGACACCGCCGACTGGATCTGGCTGGCCGTCCGCACCACCCCCGTCACCGACGGCACACCGCCGCACAAGGGCATCACCCTCCTCCTCGTGCCGACCAGCGCCCCCGGCTACTCCTGCACCACCATCAACACCCTCGCCTCCCACAGCACCACCGCCGGCTACTACGAGAACGTCCGCGTCCCCGTCCGCAACCGCGTCGGCGAGGAGAACGAGGGCTGGCGGCTGATCACCACTCAGCTCAACCACGAGCGCGTCACCCTCGCCGCCCACGGCACCACGGCCGCCGGCGCCCTGCGCGACGTACGGCGCTGGGCCGCCGCCACCAAGCTCGCCGACGGCCGCCGCGTCATCGACCTCGGCTGGGTCCGCGCCCGGCTCGCCCGCACCCACCTGCGCCTGGAGGCCATGAAGCTGCTCAACTGGCAGATGGTCGACGCCCTGCAGCGCTCGGCGCTCACCCCGCAGGACGCCTCCGCCGTCAAGGTCTACGGCTCCGAGACCCGCCGCGACGCGTACGCCTGGCTCATGGAGGTCCTCGCCGCGGCGGGCCCCCTCAAGGAGGGCTCCGCCGGCGCCGCCCTCCACGGCGAACTCGAACGCGGCTACCGCGCCGCCGTCGTCTTCACCTTCGGCGGCGGCAACAACGAGATCCAGCGGGAGATCATCTCCTGGATCGGCCTGGGGATGCCGCGCGTGCGCCGCTAA